Proteins encoded within one genomic window of bacterium:
- a CDS encoding thioredoxin fold domain-containing protein gives MRERPTFILLMIVLFLFSAYANQEQVIEWEWLDFSVAYPAAKKSNKHLIINFYSIGCGWCRKMDNSTFGNIAIAKHLNENFIGAKINIASNRKIDWMGEELTERELAVKLAGRGTPYTTFIDTSGNVVAKLPGYIPAERFIFILDYVAGYWYEDLSYQEYLISSKIIEAQDKN, from the coding sequence ATGAGAGAAAGACCTACATTTATTTTGCTCATGATTGTTTTGTTCCTCTTTTCTGCATATGCAAACCAGGAGCAAGTGATCGAATGGGAATGGTTAGACTTTTCAGTGGCATATCCAGCGGCCAAGAAAAGCAATAAACACCTCATTATCAATTTCTATTCTATCGGTTGCGGATGGTGCAGGAAAATGGATAACTCGACCTTCGGTAATATTGCTATTGCCAAACACTTAAACGAAAACTTCATTGGAGCCAAGATAAATATTGCCTCAAATAGAAAGATTGATTGGATGGGAGAAGAGTTAACCGAGCGCGAATTGGCCGTTAAACTGGCTGGAAGAGGCACTCCATATACCACTTTTATTGATACCTCGGGTAATGTGGTTGCCAAACTTCCAGGTTATATCCCCGCTGAAAGATTCATTTTTATTCTAGATTATGTAGCCGGGTATTGGTATGAAGATCTTTCTTACCAAGAATACCTTATTTCAAGTAAAATTATCGAAGCACAAGATAAAAATTAA
- a CDS encoding CCA tRNA nucleotidyltransferase, producing the protein MIFTLSVDKKSRDQFIKALDIAKKLDESGFSTYIVGGAVRDSLLGIPSLDVDLCTACDSETLLDILPGAKPIGFQKYSVFTIPCEIGSIEIAHFREEISCDGRHCDVRLTDSFEKDVRRRDFSVNALAVNPTDMEIIDLVGGIADLYSRTIRAIGDPVTRYTEDKLRLLRAIRFATKLDFSLSEKDSSAIEELTDQVSVLSSDRIRRELEGIIVSGHPGRGFRLLLKYGLWQNIFTNNYNFIEDSRLERRLSVMDRASSIVDIYGMWAITLMPLDFNLESGKLLRNKLDKLNFTKKNRQEIYDISMGVKKIFQLKKISKAEAVALVDSNKLNTIRQIAHLLAPNIPFEIELARLFPKIGTQPFLMGKELADSILQVKPANLPKILLSLRYAELTGLIDSKYKAREFLNNINSQ; encoded by the coding sequence ATGATATTTACCCTATCTGTAGATAAAAAATCTAGAGATCAGTTTATTAAAGCGCTTGATATTGCCAAAAAATTGGATGAGTCGGGATTTTCTACGTATATTGTTGGTGGCGCAGTCAGAGATTCCTTGCTGGGTATTCCATCTTTGGATGTTGATCTGTGCACAGCCTGCGATTCGGAAACTCTATTAGATATTCTACCAGGAGCGAAACCTATTGGTTTTCAAAAATATTCCGTGTTTACTATTCCATGTGAAATTGGAAGTATAGAGATAGCCCATTTCCGTGAGGAAATATCCTGTGATGGCCGCCATTGCGATGTAAGACTTACAGATTCTTTTGAAAAAGACGTTAGAAGGCGAGATTTTTCCGTGAATGCCCTTGCGGTAAACCCAACCGATATGGAAATTATCGATTTAGTGGGGGGAATCGCGGACCTCTATTCGAGGACAATTCGTGCTATCGGTGATCCTGTAACAAGATACACAGAAGATAAACTTCGACTTCTTCGTGCGATCCGTTTTGCTACGAAACTCGATTTTTCACTTTCAGAAAAAGACTCATCGGCTATTGAAGAATTAACCGATCAGGTATCGGTTTTATCGTCCGATAGAATAAGGCGAGAGCTCGAAGGAATTATTGTCTCCGGCCATCCGGGCAGGGGCTTTAGATTACTTCTAAAATACGGCCTATGGCAAAATATTTTCACCAATAATTATAATTTCATTGAAGATTCTCGATTGGAGAGGAGGCTTTCAGTAATGGATAGAGCCTCAAGTATAGTAGATATATACGGAATGTGGGCAATAACTCTTATGCCATTAGATTTCAATTTGGAATCAGGTAAATTACTTAGAAATAAATTGGATAAACTTAATTTTACAAAAAAGAATCGCCAGGAAATTTATGACATCTCGATGGGTGTAAAAAAAATCTTCCAATTGAAGAAGATTAGCAAAGCAGAGGCTGTCGCCTTAGTGGATTCAAATAAACTGAATACGATAAGGCAAATAGCTCATTTGTTAGCACCCAATATTCCCTTTGAGATAGAATTAGCGCGCCTTTTCCCAAAGATTGGAACCCAACCTTTCTTAATGGGCAAAGAGCTTGCAGATTCAATACTTCAAGTAAAACCTGCAAACTTACCAAAAATTCTTTTATCGCTCAGATATGCTGAATTAACTGGCTTGATTGATTCAAAATATAAGGCAAGAGAATTTCTAAATAATATAAATTCCCAATAA
- a CDS encoding division/cell wall cluster transcriptional repressor MraZ: MSKSGKNLFFGRFEHKIDAKGRLQIPVTLRQYDRDRAYTSFILLKGSSKCLALVPVSDFHKTAQEFRPQLKAKGIVDFARRLYPNAFEVQLDNQGRILLPKNLREFAEIEDNALLVGVGSWIELWNEARYEQACAESETDYDEIANMFFSNLGRNSFEEQNDEWKE; encoded by the coding sequence ATGTCAAAAAGTGGGAAAAACTTGTTTTTCGGTAGATTCGAACATAAAATCGATGCCAAAGGCAGACTGCAAATACCTGTAACGCTTCGGCAATATGATAGGGATAGGGCATATACAAGTTTTATCCTCTTAAAAGGTTCAAGTAAATGCCTTGCGTTAGTTCCGGTTTCAGATTTTCACAAGACAGCACAGGAATTCAGACCTCAACTTAAAGCTAAAGGCATTGTCGATTTCGCTAGAAGATTATACCCAAATGCTTTTGAAGTTCAACTTGATAATCAAGGAAGAATATTGCTTCCAAAGAACCTAAGAGAATTCGCAGAAATTGAAGATAATGCGCTTCTTGTAGGAGTTGGTTCATGGATAGAGCTATGGAATGAGGCTCGTTATGAGCAGGCTTGTGCTGAGAGTGAAACAGATTACGACGAGATAGCAAACATGTTCTTTTCAAATCTTGGGCGAAACAGTTTCGAGGAACAAAACGATGAATGGAAAGAGTAA
- the rsmH gene encoding 16S rRNA (cytosine(1402)-N(4))-methyltransferase RsmH: protein MNGKSNYHIPVLKDRVLEFLALAPEGTIIDATLGDGGHSKALLESRDEISILGIDKDPQAIERSSKRLALYKDRIKFVQGDFSDLEAIARDENETRVSGILFDLGISSLQIDKPERGFSFSNEAELDMRMSNTGISAKEFINSTDFETLTKILYEFGEVKHAKKIAAEIIASRDRDKMDTTWDLNQAIARAIPYHKNPDFARVFQAIRIHINGELERLRRGLTAALDLLIPDGVIVVISYHSLEDRIVKRYFFQESKGCICPPELPQCRCGHTAQIRLISKKPFRPSNVQVMENSRSRSAKLRYALKL from the coding sequence ATGAATGGAAAGAGTAATTATCATATACCGGTTTTAAAAGACAGAGTATTGGAATTCCTTGCTTTGGCTCCCGAGGGCACAATAATCGATGCTACTTTGGGTGATGGAGGTCATTCAAAAGCCTTGCTGGAGAGCAGAGATGAAATCAGCATACTCGGAATCGATAAGGACCCTCAGGCCATCGAAAGAAGTTCGAAAAGATTGGCTCTATATAAAGATAGAATCAAATTTGTTCAGGGAGACTTTTCGGATTTAGAGGCGATTGCACGGGACGAAAATGAAACTCGTGTTTCCGGTATATTGTTCGACCTTGGGATAAGTAGCCTTCAAATAGACAAACCAGAGAGAGGTTTCAGTTTCTCAAATGAGGCTGAGCTTGATATGAGGATGAGCAATACTGGAATATCAGCTAAAGAATTTATAAATTCAACGGATTTTGAAACTCTGACAAAGATCCTTTATGAATTCGGCGAAGTCAAACACGCCAAGAAAATCGCTGCTGAGATAATTGCATCGAGGGATCGAGACAAAATGGATACAACTTGGGACCTAAATCAGGCTATAGCGAGAGCAATTCCATATCACAAAAATCCCGATTTCGCCAGAGTTTTTCAGGCAATCAGGATTCATATAAATGGGGAACTTGAACGGCTTCGGCGAGGCCTAACTGCGGCACTCGATTTACTAATCCCGGACGGCGTTATTGTCGTTATAAGTTACCATTCGCTCGAAGATCGAATAGTTAAACGCTATTTCTTTCAAGAGTCGAAAGGTTGCATTTGCCCGCCGGAGCTTCCTCAATGTAGATGCGGCCATACCGCACAAATCAGACTAATTTCAAAAAAGCCTTTTCGTCCGTCAAACGTGCAAGTGATGGAAAATTCTCGTTCAAGAAGTGCGAAACTTAGGTATGCACTCAAGTTATGA
- a CDS encoding lamin tail domain-containing protein: MKRISRIYRSFLVSFFICVVALTNPLFSQSIIISEVMSNPNGAWNDIPGDDSNEFIELYNFGPDSIDLEGWSIDDGDDIDFLTNCQAILPVLPSDSDGIYNSTIISPFGFALIIDPEYVSQANDQPYNWPAGCVVLTISSTTDLGGSRLSDDDPITIFDSYGDTIDYFPAEFDPEEGSSIERNLPNSAGNWMQCNAGSTPGYRNSNWPFPRDLRIDSLISSSNPITSSPGSLFVFISNSGDDDFTDGILYIFLSEELTEPIDSFSISFVEAGGQRVIEFPLDLPNGHWTIIAQLGEDDNSSNNSGAIDLLFGPDGWPICITEFMFMPLTGYSEWIEIYNRGEESIDLTGWQIGDELTLKNIPACTLDAGQFAVLCRDTSTFFDTLCEGSILLEPSSWASLNNDEDQIRLFDNNGLPRQSIQYNSNNFGECMTNGISAEVTSIGGTSLVCSPSGNSVGCDNAIWSKPEGDKIIEIEPNPFDPSLENVLIKLSLPAGGLEVKIYDRLGNIKKVLSSPDNPIGYEISWNGTDDRGDVLPSGIYIVFAKDSDGNRVKKAIAITGGVK, from the coding sequence ATGAAAAGAATTAGTCGAATCTATCGGAGTTTCTTGGTTTCCTTTTTTATATGTGTTGTTGCTTTAACTAATCCTCTTTTTAGTCAATCGATAATTATCTCCGAGGTTATGAGTAACCCCAACGGCGCATGGAATGACATACCCGGAGATGATTCGAATGAGTTTATTGAGTTATATAATTTTGGACCAGATTCGATTGATTTAGAAGGGTGGTCTATAGACGATGGCGACGATATCGATTTCCTTACGAATTGCCAAGCTATTCTGCCTGTACTTCCATCAGATTCCGATGGAATTTATAACTCCACAATTATATCTCCATTTGGTTTTGCGCTAATTATTGATCCAGAGTATGTGTCCCAAGCCAATGACCAACCTTATAATTGGCCTGCGGGATGCGTCGTTCTCACAATATCCTCGACAACCGACCTTGGCGGAAGCCGCCTTTCCGACGATGATCCTATTACTATTTTTGACTCTTATGGTGATACAATTGATTATTTCCCCGCAGAATTTGACCCAGAAGAGGGTTCTAGCATTGAAAGAAATCTTCCGAATTCCGCAGGTAATTGGATGCAATGTAATGCCGGCTCAACCCCGGGGTATAGAAATTCAAATTGGCCTTTTCCCCGAGATTTGAGAATTGATTCACTTATTTCGTCGAGCAACCCAATAACATCCTCTCCAGGGAGTCTTTTTGTTTTCATTTCCAATTCTGGGGATGATGATTTCACAGATGGCATATTATATATCTTTTTGTCCGAAGAGCTAACAGAACCTATTGATTCTTTCAGTATTTCTTTTGTCGAAGCAGGTGGTCAAAGAGTTATTGAGTTTCCTCTCGACCTTCCAAATGGCCATTGGACAATAATTGCCCAACTTGGCGAAGATGATAACTCCTCTAACAACTCGGGAGCGATAGACCTTCTTTTTGGCCCGGATGGCTGGCCAATTTGTATTACCGAATTCATGTTCATGCCTTTAACCGGTTATTCCGAGTGGATTGAGATATACAACAGAGGCGAGGAATCTATCGATTTGACGGGGTGGCAGATCGGTGATGAATTAACACTGAAAAATATCCCGGCATGCACTCTTGATGCCGGTCAGTTTGCAGTTTTATGCCGGGACACCTCGACCTTCTTCGATACTCTTTGTGAAGGCTCTATCCTTCTTGAACCTTCAAGTTGGGCCAGCCTAAACAATGATGAAGATCAAATTCGCCTTTTCGATAATAACGGTTTACCCAGACAGTCTATCCAATATAATAGTAATAATTTTGGGGAATGTATGACAAATGGGATTTCTGCTGAAGTAACCTCGATTGGAGGCACTTCTTTGGTATGTTCACCTTCTGGGAATTCAGTTGGTTGCGATAATGCGATATGGAGCAAACCTGAGGGGGATAAGATTATCGAAATCGAACCGAATCCCTTTGACCCATCCTTGGAAAATGTCTTGATCAAATTAAGTCTTCCTGCTGGTGGGCTCGAAGTTAAAATCTACGACCGTCTTGGAAATATTAAAAAAGTTCTTTCTAGTCCTGATAACCCCATTGGATACGAAATTAGTTGGAATGGAACCGACGATAGGGGAGATGTTCTTCCGAGTGGTATATATATTGTTTTTGCTAAGGATTCCGATGGAAACCGCGTGAAAAAAGCAATCGCGATAACCGGTGGAGTTAAATGA